A genome region from Bufo gargarizans isolate SCDJY-AF-19 chromosome 2, ASM1485885v1, whole genome shotgun sequence includes the following:
- the LOC122925766 gene encoding cholesterol 25-hydroxylase-like protein 1, member 1 yields the protein MDSSTSSQHLVLQPFWDYMLTEFGDQVKSPIFPVLLAFSGYLCFSFPFAVIDILGERCQFFYQYKIQKNNQPTIRMMFLCLWKAVFNHVMYIFPTVFLNWLWMPPVSLPMSAPSVCTLLGEILGCLILFDLQYFIWHVLHHKNQWLYKKIHAVHHEYTAPFSWSSQNLSGSELMTVGLWSTMNPILLGCHPLTSWTCNLLSIWMSVDDHIGYHFPWSLHHIFPLGLYGGALAHDLHHQKPRTNFAPFFRHWDLICGTACSINENA from the coding sequence ATGGACTCATCTACTTCCAGCCAACATTTGGTTCTCCAGCCATTCTGGGATTACATGCTTACAGAATTTGGTGACCAGGTGAAGAGCCCCATTTTCCCCGTCTTGCTTGCATTCTCTGGCTATCTATGCTTCAGTTTCCCATTTGCTGTTATAGACATCCTGGGAGAGCGATGCCAATTTTTCTATCAATACAAAATTCAGAAGAACAATCAACCAACAATAAGGATGATGTTTCTCTGTCTCTGGAAGGCTGTGTTTAACCATGTGATGTATATCTTTCCAACTGTATTTTTGAATTGGCTGTGGATGCCACCAGTATCCTTACCCATGAGTGCTCCTTCGGTTTGTACTCTTCTTGGAGAGATCTTGGGATGTCTAATTTTATTTGACTTACAATATTTTATATGGCATGTACTCCACCATAAAAACCAGTGGTTATACAAGAAGATCCATGCTGTTCACCATGAATATACTGCACCATTCTCATGGTCTAGTCAGAACCTCAGTGGCTCTGAGTTGATGACTGTTGGTTTGTGGAGTACCATGAATCCCATTCTATTAGGATGTCATCCATTGACATCATGGACTTGCAATCTACTTAGCATCTGGATGTCTGTAGATGATCATATAGGGTATCATTTTCCCTGGTCCCTTCACCATATATTCCCCCTTGGTTTATATGGAGGTGCTCTAGCTCATGACTTGCATCATCAGAAACCAAGAACAAACTTTGCTCCTTTTTTTCGACATTGGGACTTAATTTGTGGAACGGCTTGCTCTATTAATGAAAATGCCTAA
- the LOC122929725 gene encoding cholesterol 25-hydroxylase-like protein 1, member 2, protein MEDFCLSHALDTYLHSRPLLQPLWDYLRLHYSDTLRSPLFPVVLTVLCYLIFCMPYLVFNIMGRRWPFIHKYKIQQDRNPTGPMIVHCLGVTLYNHLFFILPAAVAQWYWRPPCPLPEEAPSVLDVMFGVTASLLLFDFQYFIWHMIHHKNRWLYKTFHAIHHEYMAPFSLATQCLGGWELVTVGLWTTINPIIFRCHILTTWLFMVFHVYVSVEDHCGYDFPWSTSRLIPFGIYGGPIKHDLHHQKPMSNYAPHFTHWDKIFGTHADFTSVKGILEVDTANKTCCASTQEDNLYDESVSPTDRLAEERSN, encoded by the coding sequence ATGGAAGACTTCTGTCTATCCCATGCTCTGGACACATACCTCCACAGCAGACCACTTCTGCAGCCATTGTGGGACTACCTGAGGCTTCATTATTCTGATACTCTTAGGTCTCCACTCTTTCCTGTAGTCCTTACCGTGTTATGCTACCTTATCTTCTGCATGCCTTACCTTGTTTTCAACATCATGGGCAGAAGGTGGCCTTTTATTCACAAATATAAAATCCAACAGGACAGGAATCCAACTGGACCAATGATTGTCCATTGCCTCGGAGTGACTTTATACAACCACCTGTTCTTTATCCTACCAGCTGCAGTTGCCCAGTGGTACTGGAGGCCTCCTTGTCCATTGCCAGAAGAGGCTCCAAGCGTTTTGGATGTAATGTTTGGCGTGACGGCGAGCCTTCTGCTATTTgattttcaatattttatttggcacatgatccatcacaagaACAGGTGGCTATACAAAACATTCCATGCCATTCATCATGAGTACATGGCTCCTTTTTCCTTAGCCACACAGTGTCTTGGAGGCTGGGAACTTGTAACTGTTGGATTGTGGACCACAATAAACCCTATAATCTTCAGGTGCCATATTCTCACAACATGGTTATTTATGGTATTTCATGTATATGTGTCTGTGGAAGACCACTGTGGTTACGATTTTCCCTGGTCCACATCACGTCTGATACCATTTGGGATCTACGGGGGACCAATAAAACATGACTTACATCACCAGAAACCCATGAGCAATTATGCTCCCCACTTTACACATTGGGACAAAATATTTGGCACACATGCAGACTTCACTTCCGTCAAGGGCATACTAGAGGTTGATACCGCGAATAAAACTTGCTGCGCCAGTACACAGGAAGATAACCTTTATGATGAAAGTGTCTCACCAACAGATAGGCTTGCTGAAGAAAGGAGCAATTAA